Proteins from a single region of Thermotoga maritima MSB8:
- a CDS encoding TRAP transporter large permease subunit, giving the protein MIIVLIAFAVFLMLGMPVAFAIGISGFLWFLQHPELPITIPIQRLLSQTVNFTLLAIPMFIVAGNVMNSAGVTRRLLDFASTLVGHMRGGLGQVSAVLSTLMGGVSGSSIADAAMETRMLGPEMLKRGYPRGFAVAVNVWTSLITPIIPPGIAFIIYGTIGQVSIGRLFAAGIGPGLLLMIVYMITIWFVAKRLNLAPERERRAPVNEVFRSLGKSIWALMFPVLLIVGLRGGIFTPSEVGSFAVLYGMLVGFIIHREMSLKTFYWETLENSLGDIGSVMFILSMSTIFGYGMIWERIPEKLAEFLLGISSNPNVLMIMISLFLVFAGLFVDATALILMLTAILLPVAEQVGIDPVHFGLVFILSAAMGNQTPPVGASMYAGCSVLDATMEEYIQASWPFLFVTILAILIVIFFPQIVLFIPNLIFG; this is encoded by the coding sequence ATGATCATAGTTCTCATCGCCTTTGCTGTTTTTCTGATGCTTGGAATGCCTGTTGCCTTTGCTATAGGAATATCCGGGTTTCTCTGGTTTCTCCAACATCCTGAACTACCTATCACCATTCCGATACAGAGACTGCTTTCTCAAACGGTGAATTTCACGTTGCTTGCTATTCCCATGTTCATTGTGGCTGGAAATGTGATGAATTCTGCTGGAGTGACGAGAAGACTCCTCGATTTTGCCTCCACCCTCGTTGGTCACATGAGAGGAGGACTCGGTCAGGTTTCAGCTGTTCTTTCCACGTTGATGGGAGGAGTTTCCGGATCCAGTATTGCAGACGCAGCTATGGAAACAAGGATGCTCGGTCCAGAGATGCTCAAACGAGGTTATCCAAGAGGTTTCGCAGTTGCCGTGAATGTCTGGACGTCTCTGATCACCCCGATCATTCCCCCTGGTATCGCTTTCATCATTTACGGTACGATCGGTCAGGTCTCTATAGGGAGGCTCTTCGCAGCAGGAATAGGACCCGGTCTTCTTTTGATGATCGTGTACATGATCACCATATGGTTTGTTGCCAAAAGATTGAATCTTGCACCCGAACGAGAGAGACGAGCACCGGTAAATGAAGTTTTCAGATCTCTGGGAAAGAGCATCTGGGCTCTTATGTTTCCGGTTTTGCTGATTGTGGGTCTGAGAGGCGGTATCTTTACCCCTTCAGAGGTTGGTTCCTTCGCGGTTTTGTACGGAATGCTGGTGGGATTCATAATACACAGAGAGATGTCTCTTAAAACCTTTTACTGGGAAACCCTGGAGAATTCTCTTGGTGATATCGGGAGTGTGATGTTCATACTTTCGATGTCTACAATTTTCGGTTACGGTATGATCTGGGAAAGAATACCGGAAAAGCTCGCGGAATTTCTCCTGGGAATATCTTCCAATCCAAACGTTCTGATGATAATGATCTCTTTATTCTTGGTTTTTGCCGGTCTGTTTGTCGATGCAACGGCTTTGATTCTCATGCTCACGGCAATCTTGCTTCCTGTGGCAGAACAGGTGGGAATAGATCCAGTTCACTTCGGTCTGGTATTCATTTTATCCGCTGCTATGGGTAACCAGACACCTCCTGTAGGTGCTTCTATGTACGCAGGTTGCTCGGTACTCGATGCGACTATGGAAGAGTACATACAGGCATCCTGGCCTTTCTTGTTTGTGACGATACTGGCGATACTTATAGTCATCTTCTTCCCACAGATCGTATTGTTCATTCCGAATCTCATCTTTGGATGA